In Methanocaldococcus sp. FS406-22, the genomic stretch CGACTTCTTTATTACTCCACAGACGCTACACTTCTGTGAGGTATAACTTTCATCGATTTTCATAACTGATATTCTATACTCTTCTGCCTTGTATATTATCATGTGTATTATCTTACCGAAGGGAATCCTATGAAACTTCTCGTTATTCTTTCGACCGATGTCTATTTCTGTGAAGTTTCTGGTTAAATCGCCGATAACAATCCTTGAAACTTCCTTTTCCTTCGCTAAGTCAACAATCCATCTACTAATCTTATGAATATAATCCTTGACATAATTTCTTTCTTTAACTACCAACCTTGCTAACCGCTTGCAGTTCTTTAAACCTTGCTCCGCAATAATCGATTTAATCCTTGCAGTTTTCTTAGCAAACCATCTTAACTTAGAAATCAATATTTTCCCATCGAAAATTAACGGCTGTTTTTCTCCTTCAATGACAACCGTTGCTAAATTCTTCACTCCCAAATCGATAGCCATTACTTTTTCCTCTTTCAGCTTCACTGGATTAACTTCTTTTTTGTATATTATATGCAAGACATAAAATCTCTGCCCGTAAATATCGTGTGGGACTATTTCAATTTCCTTAATCTGCACGACATCGAGCGGTAGAGCTTTCGGAAGCCCTACCCATAAATACTTGGACTCGATGCCGTGCCTTTCTTTTAGATATTTTCTTGTTTGCTTAGACAGTGATAATCTTAGCATGTTACCGATAATTTTAAAACCGTCTTTCTTCCATTTAACTAGAAAGTGTCCGTCTTTAGGTTGGAATCTTGGTCTCTTAGTATGTTGTTTAAAAAAGTTAACCCATACGATTTTCAGCTTTTGCAGAACTGCTTGAGCCGATTGTGAATGAAGATTTTTATACCAGAAATTATCCTTTAACTTCTTTTCTAATTCGGAAAGTTTTATATTCCCTTGTATTATTTGATAGTTAGCCACGTTCCACAATTTTGATGCAGAGTAAGTTAAATGGTTAAGAATAACCCATTGTTCTTTCGTTAGTTTTCTCGTTAGGTTTATTGTTAGGACTCTCGTTACTTGCATAATATTCACCATATAATTTGGCAATAGCCTCCTCTATAACCTTCGATAACGAACCTTTTTTACCACCATATTTTTTATAAGCTAATTCTCTAAGCATTTTATCGCATTTTTCGGAAATTGTTGTTTCTAATCTCGGCATTTATTATCACCATATAAACATATATACGGTTAAAGTATTTATATCTTACTGTTGTTTATATCCAATTTTAGATGTTCAAAAATAGCCCACCCGTCTCCCCTATCTCCGAGGTATCGAGGAGAGTAACAAAACCGAAGCGTTAGCTTCGGGCTACAAAATCCGTTAGGATTTTGTTTAAACCGTAAGGTTTTTGTCTGAATTCATCACCGCCTAAAAGCAGAGTTTCTTATCTACGACTAATGGTAAATAAAAAGTTTTTTATACGATTTTAAAAATATGTAATGATGAGTCTGTCAAACTGTTTTGTTATCATAGCAACACCTCTATCTATCTACTGTTTTATAAGGGCATATTTAAACTTTAAACCCTATAATTCATTTTCACTTTTTGGCTATGCTGAACTTTCCTGAAAAAGTTCAGGATAAGTTAGAAATTTTCGAAGTAAATGAGCAAAAATAGAAAAAGCATATAAATATATTTAGAATTATTAAAATAAAAATAACTGACTAAAAATGGCAGTCTGTGATACTATGGAAAAAAGAGGAACTTGGGATATAGGTTTAGATTACAAAGAAGCAAAAAACTTGCTATTAAAAAAATTAGAACATTACAGAAATAAAAAGCCATTATATCAAAGAGACAAAATTGCCTATGCGTATTTGTTGGTTGGATTAATCCAACTTAGAAATGGATGTAGGGTGGGAGAAGCAATAGAAGGATTAATAAAAATAATACAAAATGGAGATAAAGAAGTAAAAGTTAGAGTTGAGAAAAGAAAAGACAACATTAAAAGATTAATCATTTTACCAGAGGAGATAGCACCGGATGATTTAGAAAAAGTTAGAGATGTTATTAATAACTGGGAAAAATCTAAGAAGCTAGTTGTTAGGATTTCAACATGGTATAAAGATAATTTAAATATTAACACGCACTCTTTGAGATATGCCTTTATATCATATTTAGGTAAAAAAGGAGTCCCAGCCCAATTAATAGCTCATATAACGGGGCATGCAACATTAGACATGATTATGAGATACACTCAGGCAAAAATAGCTGAAGAAATATTAAGAAAATTGGAATAAAAATTTAGAGATACTTTTTAACAAAGTATTCAGCATTTAATACACTTGCCCCAGCAGCTCCTCTGATTGTGTTGTGCTCTAATGCAGTATATTTAACATCAAATATTGGGTCTTTTCTAATTCTACCAACAACAATACTCATTCCATTTCCTTCATTTCTATCCAATCTTGGTTGTGGTCTGTCAATCTCTTCTCTAATAACAATTGGTTTAGCATAGGTTGGGAGGTTTAAGTCTTTTAATGGGTCGAATTTATCCATAACTTCTTTTATCTCTTCTGGCTCAGCTCCTTCTTTTGTTTTGACAAATATGCTTTCAGTATGCCCATCTATAACTGCAACTCTATTACATGAAGCACTTAACTTAAAGTTAGCAAATTCAACCTTTCCATCTTTTAAAGTTCCTAAAAGCTTTAAACTCTCTGTCTGCATTTTTTCTTCTTCATTTTTAATAAATGGGATTAAATTATCTAAAATTGCCATTGAAGGGACTCCATTATAACCTGCTCCACTAACTGCCTGCATTGTTGCTATAAAAACAGCTTCTAAGCCAAATTTATCCATTATTGGTTTTAATGTTATGACAGCACAGATTGTTGAACAATTAGGGTTTGTTATAATTGCCCCATCCCATCCTCTCTTTTCTCTCTGAATTTCTATCAACTCTAAGTGGTCTGCATTAACTTCAGGAATTACTAATGGAACATCTTCTTCCATTCTATAAGCTGATGCATTAGAGAAAACCAATTTACCTTCCTTAGCAAATTCTGGTTCAAACTTTTTAGCTAAATCTGATGGTAAAGCTGAGAAGACAATATCAACATCTTCAAATGCCTCATGCTTAGGGTCTGTTGGCACAACTATCATATCTTTTATATTCTCTGGAATATCTCTATCTTGGAACCAGTAGCATGCATCTTTATATTTTTTCCCAGCACTTCTCTCTGATGCTGCTAAAGCTGTTAATTCAAACATTGGATGCTCTGCCAACAACTGAACGAATCTCTGCCCCACACTTCCAGTAGCTCCTAAAACACCAACTTTTATCTTCATATTTTCACCTTTAGACAATTATCTTAAAAATTAATTCTTTCCCTTCTTTTAATTTTTTTACTATCTCTCTATTAATATCTTTTGCTGATTTATTTGCATTAATCATTAACGTTCTTGGACATATATAATTACTCTTTCTAATAACAATGTCCGTTGGATGATTTAAAATTAAATCTCTATGCCCCTCTCCAATTATAGTGTCTTTTATTCCTTCAACCTCAATCTCTACAACTATTTTTTTAGCATTTCTAAGCTTTTCCTTAAATTCTTCACTAAAATCAGTCATAGATTTATCTGCCTCTATCCCTATAATGCAATGTCCAGTTGGAGTTAGGTAGTTTTCTTTTGTAATCTCTAAGGTTGTTTTATGAGTTGCTGAGACATTTTTATGCCCTTTAGCTTTGATAATAAATTCCATTAATACCCCTCCTAAATAATCTAATTTCATCGCATATTTCAGTTAAATTTCGCCAAATTCTAAATATTTTTACTTAAACTCAATAAAATGTTCAAATATTGCCTGAAAAATATATATAACTAAATATTCATTTTAGCATACACCTGTATAAGTAATACTACATAGGTGATAAAATGGTTTTATATAAGATAAGAAGGACAAAAAACACTCCATGCCCTTCAATAGCTTCAGCTGTAATTATAGGATATTCTGTAGGGTTAAAGTTAATTACTGGACATGGAGCTCAGAGCTTAAGTAACATGGCGGGCTCTTATGCTGGGAAGGAGTTAGGGATTTATGCAATTAATAATGGTTATGAATTTAAAGATATTAAAGACGTTGAAAGATTTTTCAACCAGTTAGATTTTGCAAATGTAGAGATGAATGAGGAAGATGATGAAATCATAGTAAAGATATCAAAATGCAACCTCTGTCCAAAAAG encodes the following:
- a CDS encoding RNA-guided endonuclease TnpB family protein, whose amino-acid sequence is MQVTRVLTINLTRKLTKEQWVILNHLTYSASKLWNVANYQIIQGNIKLSELEKKLKDNFWYKNLHSQSAQAVLQKLKIVWVNFFKQHTKRPRFQPKDGHFLVKWKKDGFKIIGNMLRLSLSKQTRKYLKERHGIESKYLWVGLPKALPLDVVQIKEIEIVPHDIYGQRFYVLHIIYKKEVNPVKLKEEKVMAIDLGVKNLATVVIEGEKQPLIFDGKILISKLRWFAKKTARIKSIIAEQGLKNCKRLARLVVKERNYVKDYIHKISRWIVDLAKEKEVSRIVIGDLTRNFTEIDIGRKNNEKFHRIPFGKIIHMIIYKAEEYRISVMKIDESYTSQKCSVCGVIKKSNRKYRGLYVCSNCGTVINADVNGARNILFSVVPNPIRDRDSGLGNPWRVSLSSALLKKPLL
- a CDS encoding ribbon-helix-helix domain-containing protein — translated: MPRLETTISEKCDKMLRELAYKKYGGKKGSLSKVIEEAIAKLYGEYYASNESPNNKPNEKTNERTMGYS
- a CDS encoding tyrosine-type recombinase/integrase; protein product: MEKRGTWDIGLDYKEAKNLLLKKLEHYRNKKPLYQRDKIAYAYLLVGLIQLRNGCRVGEAIEGLIKIIQNGDKEVKVRVEKRKDNIKRLIILPEEIAPDDLEKVRDVINNWEKSKKLVVRISTWYKDNLNINTHSLRYAFISYLGKKGVPAQLIAHITGHATLDMIMRYTQAKIAEEILRKLE
- the asd gene encoding aspartate-semialdehyde dehydrogenase is translated as MKIKVGVLGATGSVGQRFVQLLAEHPMFELTALAASERSAGKKYKDACYWFQDRDIPENIKDMIVVPTDPKHEAFEDVDIVFSALPSDLAKKFEPEFAKEGKLVFSNASAYRMEEDVPLVIPEVNADHLELIEIQREKRGWDGAIITNPNCSTICAVITLKPIMDKFGLEAVFIATMQAVSGAGYNGVPSMAILDNLIPFIKNEEEKMQTESLKLLGTLKDGKVEFANFKLSASCNRVAVIDGHTESIFVKTKEGAEPEEIKEVMDKFDPLKDLNLPTYAKPIVIREEIDRPQPRLDRNEGNGMSIVVGRIRKDPIFDVKYTALEHNTIRGAAGASVLNAEYFVKKYL
- a CDS encoding DUF371 domain-containing protein; translated protein: MEFIIKAKGHKNVSATHKTTLEITKENYLTPTGHCIIGIEADKSMTDFSEEFKEKLRNAKKIVVEIEVEGIKDTIIGEGHRDLILNHPTDIVIRKSNYICPRTLMINANKSAKDINREIVKKLKEGKELIFKIIV